A genomic region of Phragmites australis chromosome 2, lpPhrAust1.1, whole genome shotgun sequence contains the following coding sequences:
- the LOC133904276 gene encoding ubiquitin carboxyl-terminal hydrolase 6-like isoform X1, producing the protein MPIVSVKWQKEVFPGIEIDTSQPPIVFKSQLYTLTGVPPERQKIMVKGGILKDDADWSTLGVKDGQKLMMIGTADEIVKAPEKGPVFVEDLPEEEQVVALGHSAGLYNLGNTCYMNSTLQCLHSVPELKSALLSYSDTARGNALEQASHNLTVATRNTFSELDQSIRPVAPLNFLQTLRKKYPQFAQQHNNVYMQQDAEECWTQLLYTLSQTLTSESSESAALSMKELFGIDLVSRVHCAESGEESLETESVYSLKCHISQDVNHLHEGLKHGLKTELEKVSPALGRTAIYTRESRINDLPRYLTVQFVRFFWKRESNQKAKILRKVDYPLELDVYEFCSDALKQKLQAPRQMLRDAENAKFGLKAQGKASSSKENEGSSSSAGESSSMDIDKADFSVPKKQLTGVYDLIAVLTHKGRSADSGHYVGWVKQDDGKWIEFDDDNPNIRKEEDILKLSGGGDWHMAYICLYKARVAESKS; encoded by the exons ATGCCGATCG TAAGCGTAAAATGGCAGAAAGAGGTCTTTCCAGGCATTGAGATTGACACTAGCCAGCCGCCGATTGTTTTCAAGAGTCAGCTGTACACACTAACTGGTGTACCACCTGAGCGCCAAAAAATTATGGTGAAGGGTGGAATTTTGAAG GATGATGCAGATTGGTCTACTTTGGGAGTGAAAGAT GGTCAAAAATTGATGATGATAGGTACAGCTGATGAGATCGTGAAAGCTCCAGAGAAAGGTCCAGTGTTTGTCGAGGATCTACCGGAAGAAGAGCAAGTGGTTGCACTG GGTCACAGTGCTGGTCTTTATAACCTGGGGAATACATGTTACATGAATTCCACATTGCAATGTCTGCATTCTGTTCCAGAGCTGAAGTCAGCATTACTGAG TTATTCAGACACTGCGAGAGGTAACGCCCTTGAGCAAGCCTCTCATAATTTGACTGTTGCAACTCGTAATACCTTTAGCGAGCTTGATCAAAGTATCCGGCCTGTTGCACCTCTAAACTTCTTGCAG ACACTGCGTAAAAAATACCCGCAATTCGCCCAGCAGCATAATAATGTCTACATGCAACAG gatGCAGAAGAATGCTGGACACAACTGTTGTATACACTTTCTCAAACTCTTACATCAGAATCAAG TGAATCTGCAGCTCTTTCAATGAAAGAACTTTTTGGGATAGACCTTGTGAGcag GGTCCACTGTGCAGAAAGTGGTGAGGAGAGTTTGGAGACAGAGTCAGTTTATTCCCTGAAGTGTCATATATCCCAGGATGTGAACCACCTTCATGAGGGACTTAAGCAT GGCTTGAAGACAGAACTTGAGAAAGTTTCACCTGCACTGGGTCGAACTGCGATTTATACTAGAGAGTCAAGAATAAACGATCTACCTAG GTATTTGACTGTGCAGTTCGTTCGTTTCTTTTGGAAAAGGGAATCAAACCAAAAGGCAAAGATTTTACGA AAAGTGGATTACCCTCTGGAACTGGATGTTTATGAATTTTGCTCAGATGCACTGAAACAGAAACTCCAAGCTCCTCGACAG ATGCTGAGGGATGCAGAAAATGCAAAGTTTGGATTGAAAGCACAGGGAAAAGCTAGCAGCTCAAAAGAAAATGAG GGGTCATCAAGTAGCGCTGGGGAATCATCCAGCATGGACATTGACAAAG CCGATTTTTCTGTACCAAAGAAACAGTTAACTGGCGTCTATGATTTGATTGCTGTCTTGACACACAAGGGAAGAAGTGCAGACTCTGGCCACTATGTTGGCTGGGTTAAGCAAGATGACG GAAAATGGATCGAGTTTGATGATGACAACCCGAACATTCGCAAGGAGGAAGACATTTTGAAATTATCTGGTGGAG GCGACTGGCACATGGCTTATATCTGCCTGTACAAAGCTCGTGTAGCTGAATCAAAGAGTTAA
- the LOC133904276 gene encoding ubiquitin carboxyl-terminal hydrolase 7-like isoform X2: MPLSVKWQKEVFPGIEIDTSQPPIVFKSQLYTLTGVPPERQKIMVKGGILKDDADWSTLGVKDGQKLMMIGTADEIVKAPEKGPVFVEDLPEEEQVVALGHSAGLYNLGNTCYMNSTLQCLHSVPELKSALLSYSDTARGNALEQASHNLTVATRNTFSELDQSIRPVAPLNFLQTLRKKYPQFAQQHNNVYMQQDAEECWTQLLYTLSQTLTSESSESAALSMKELFGIDLVSRVHCAESGEESLETESVYSLKCHISQDVNHLHEGLKHGLKTELEKVSPALGRTAIYTRESRINDLPRYLTVQFVRFFWKRESNQKAKILRKVDYPLELDVYEFCSDALKQKLQAPRQMLRDAENAKFGLKAQGKASSSKENEGSSSSAGESSSMDIDKADFSVPKKQLTGVYDLIAVLTHKGRSADSGHYVGWVKQDDGKWIEFDDDNPNIRKEEDILKLSGGGDWHMAYICLYKARVAESKS; this comes from the exons ATGCCTT TAAGCGTAAAATGGCAGAAAGAGGTCTTTCCAGGCATTGAGATTGACACTAGCCAGCCGCCGATTGTTTTCAAGAGTCAGCTGTACACACTAACTGGTGTACCACCTGAGCGCCAAAAAATTATGGTGAAGGGTGGAATTTTGAAG GATGATGCAGATTGGTCTACTTTGGGAGTGAAAGAT GGTCAAAAATTGATGATGATAGGTACAGCTGATGAGATCGTGAAAGCTCCAGAGAAAGGTCCAGTGTTTGTCGAGGATCTACCGGAAGAAGAGCAAGTGGTTGCACTG GGTCACAGTGCTGGTCTTTATAACCTGGGGAATACATGTTACATGAATTCCACATTGCAATGTCTGCATTCTGTTCCAGAGCTGAAGTCAGCATTACTGAG TTATTCAGACACTGCGAGAGGTAACGCCCTTGAGCAAGCCTCTCATAATTTGACTGTTGCAACTCGTAATACCTTTAGCGAGCTTGATCAAAGTATCCGGCCTGTTGCACCTCTAAACTTCTTGCAG ACACTGCGTAAAAAATACCCGCAATTCGCCCAGCAGCATAATAATGTCTACATGCAACAG gatGCAGAAGAATGCTGGACACAACTGTTGTATACACTTTCTCAAACTCTTACATCAGAATCAAG TGAATCTGCAGCTCTTTCAATGAAAGAACTTTTTGGGATAGACCTTGTGAGcag GGTCCACTGTGCAGAAAGTGGTGAGGAGAGTTTGGAGACAGAGTCAGTTTATTCCCTGAAGTGTCATATATCCCAGGATGTGAACCACCTTCATGAGGGACTTAAGCAT GGCTTGAAGACAGAACTTGAGAAAGTTTCACCTGCACTGGGTCGAACTGCGATTTATACTAGAGAGTCAAGAATAAACGATCTACCTAG GTATTTGACTGTGCAGTTCGTTCGTTTCTTTTGGAAAAGGGAATCAAACCAAAAGGCAAAGATTTTACGA AAAGTGGATTACCCTCTGGAACTGGATGTTTATGAATTTTGCTCAGATGCACTGAAACAGAAACTCCAAGCTCCTCGACAG ATGCTGAGGGATGCAGAAAATGCAAAGTTTGGATTGAAAGCACAGGGAAAAGCTAGCAGCTCAAAAGAAAATGAG GGGTCATCAAGTAGCGCTGGGGAATCATCCAGCATGGACATTGACAAAG CCGATTTTTCTGTACCAAAGAAACAGTTAACTGGCGTCTATGATTTGATTGCTGTCTTGACACACAAGGGAAGAAGTGCAGACTCTGGCCACTATGTTGGCTGGGTTAAGCAAGATGACG GAAAATGGATCGAGTTTGATGATGACAACCCGAACATTCGCAAGGAGGAAGACATTTTGAAATTATCTGGTGGAG GCGACTGGCACATGGCTTATATCTGCCTGTACAAAGCTCGTGTAGCTGAATCAAAGAGTTAA